A portion of the Sabethes cyaneus chromosome 3, idSabCyanKW18_F2, whole genome shotgun sequence genome contains these proteins:
- the LOC128743847 gene encoding plasminogen receptor (KT) encodes MGSFFSHPTGAEVLKKNQEYISEMNKIKMERWIQMHYQIKERETALQISRARELFYWLGSFYCVATVGLIGRYNSTRRFAVLGPIVPLTFLVAYYADLAYGTKVHRIIAEAEMIMQHEPELLEWPSGLPTVSEIDSARMENDDKVRLHPHQL; translated from the exons ATGGGAAGCTTTTTCTCTCACCCTACAGGAGCCGAAGTCCTGAAAAAGAATCAGGAGTATATTTCagaaatgaataaaataaag ATGGAACGTTGGATTCAAATGCATTATCAGATCAAAGAACGAGAAACTGCACTGCAGATTTCTCGAGCAAGAGAACTATTCTATTGGTTAGGATCATTCTACTGCGTGGCAACAGTTGGTTTGATCGGACGGTATAATTCCACCCGCAGGTTCGCCGTCTTAGGACCGATAGTACCTCTCACATTCTTGGTGGCTTACTATGCGGATCTGGCATACGGCACAAAAGTTCATCGAATAATAG CCGAAGCTGAAATGATAATGCAACACGAACCCGAGCTGCTCGAATGGCCCAGCGGGCTTCCTACGGTGTCGGAAATCGATTCTGCTCGGATGGAGAACGACGATAAGGTTCGCTTGCATCCACATCAACTGTAA